The window TCTGCATGCCGATGCGTGTGGACTTGGCCATGATCTCCTTGATACGCGTCACTTCGCCCTTGAAGATCAGGTCTGAAATCAGCGGCGACTGCAACATCACTTCCATCGCGGCAATGCGCCCGACTCCGGTCAGACGCGGAATCAGCCGTTGCGAGATCAGCCCCTTGATGTTGAGCGACAGGTCCATCAGCACCTGCTGACGCTTCTCCTCGGGGAAAAAATTGATGATGCGGTCGAGCGCCTGGTTGGCGCTGTTGGCGTGCAGGGTCGCCAGGCAGAGATGGCCGGTCTCGGCAAACTGGATGCCGTACTCCATGGTTTCACGCTCGCGGATCTCGCCGATCATGATCACGTCCGGGGCCTGACGCAGGGTGTTCTTGAGCGCGGCATGCCAGTTTTCGGTATCCACCCCCACTTCGCGCTGGGTGACGACGCAGCGACCATGCGGATGCAGATACTCGACCGGGTCCTCGATGGTCACGATGTGGCCGCGCGTATTCGTGTTGCGGTGGTTGACCATCGCCGCCAGCGTCGTGGACTTGCCTGAACCGGTCGCACCGACCACGATCACCAGTCCACGCTTGGTGAGCGCGATCTCCTGCATGATCGGTGGCAGCTCCAGCTCCTCGAGGGTCGGGATCTTCGTGACGATCCGCCGCAGGACCGCACCCACCCCGCCACGCTGTATGAAGGCGCTGACACGGAAACGACCGATACCCTGCGGGCCAATCGCAAAATTGCATTCCTTGGTGGCGTCGAAATCACGGGCCTGCCGGTCGTTCATGAGCGAACGCACGATGATCGCGCTGTCATCTCCGCTGAGCGGCTGCTCGGCGGCACGATGAATCTCGCCATCGATCTTGATGGCTGGCGGAAAGCCCGAGGTAATGAACAGGTCGGAGCCGTTCTTGTCCACCATCTTCTTCAGAAGGCTGTGTACCAGCTTCGTCGCCTGATCGCGTTCCATTGCCGAATCTCCTTGCGGGACGGTCTCCGGTTCCGCAGAACTAGAAAGCGTCCTTGTTTTGCGCCTTGAAGCGGGCTTCTTCCTTGCTGATCGCGCCTTTCGACAGCAGTTCCTGCAGGCACTGGTCGAGCGTCTGCATGCCCTCCTTCACACCGGTCTGGATCGCCGAATACATCTGCGCCACCTTGCCCTCGCGGATCAGGTTGCGGATCGCAGGGGTGCCGATCATGATCTCGTGCGCCGCGATCCGGCCGCCGCCAACACGCTTCAGCAGCGCCTGGGAGATGACCGCACGCAGGGACTCCGACAGCATCGCGCGGACCATCTCCTTTTCCTGCGCCGGGAACACGTCGATGATGCGGTCCATGGTCTTGGCCGCCGAGCTGGTATGCAGGGTGCCGAACACCAGATGGCCGGTTTCTGCCGCCGTCAGCGCGAGGCGGATGGTTTCCAGGTCGCGCATTTCGCCGACCAGAATCACGTCAGGGTCTTCACGCAAGGCCGAGCGCAGCGCCTCACTGAAACCGAGCGTGTCCCTGTGCACCTCGCGCTGATTGATCAGGCAGCGCTTGCTTTCATGCACGAACTCGATGGGATCTTCGATGGTGAGAATGTGATCGGGCTTGTTGTCGTTGATGTAGTCGATCATCGCCGCGAGCGTGGTGGACTTGCCCGAGCCCGTCGGGCCGGTCACCAGCACGATACCGCGCGGATACATGGAGATATCGCGGAAGATCGGCGGCGCTTTCAGGTCTTCCAGCGTCTGGATGATCGACGGAATGGTACGGAACACCGCACCGGCACCGCGCATCTGGTTGTAGGCGTTGACGCGAAACCGGGCGAGCTTGGGTATCTCGAAGGAAAAATCGGTCTCCAGGAATTCTTCGTAGTCCTTGCGCTGCTTGTCGTTCATGATGTCATAGACCATGCTATGCACATCCTTGTGGGCGAGCGCCGGCATATTGATACGCTTGACGTCGCCGTCCACCCGGATCATGGGTGGGACACCTGCCGACAAATGCAGGTCGGAAGCCTTGCTCTTGACCGCAAAGGCCAGCAGTTGCGCAATATCGACAGCCATCTGTTTCCCCAGCGCCCTGAACAGCCGCAAGCGAACGGCAAAAAATATCTGCAATTACGGAGCCGGGCATGGCGCCCAAGGTTTCCATAACCGGATCCGGCGATGAACATAGTACAGCCAGCTTGGTAGCAGGGTCGTGACGGCATTCACGGATCATCTGGGCGAAATACGGACGCGCATCACCCGTGCGGCCACCCGTGCCGGACGCACGGCAGAGGCAGTCTCCCTGCTGGCCGTGAGCAAGGGGCATGATCTGGCGACCATACAGGATGCCTGGGCTGCCGGCGTGACGGCGTTTGGCGAAAACTACCTGCGCGAGGCCTTGCCAAAGATCGCCGCCGGACATCGCGACATGCAGTGGCACTTCATCGGCCGGATCCAGTCGAACAAGACCCGGGACATAGCCGCCAACTTCGCATGGGCGCAGACAGTCACCACCGCCAGGATTGCCGAACGCCTGTCGTCACAGCGGCCACACTACGGCAGCGAGCTGCAGGTCTGCGTGCAGATCCAGCCCGTGGCTGGTGCCAGCACAAGCGCGGCCCTCCGGGATGGCTGTCCGCGCGCCGAGGTGGCCGCACTGGCGGGACTTGTCGCCACTCTGCCCCGGCTCAGGCTGCGCGGTCTGATGCTGATTCCGCATGCAGACCTCGGCGCCGGGGAACTGCGCATGGAATTCCGGCGGACACGCCAGCTGTTTGACGAGCTCGTCGCCGCCGGCCACGCGCTCGATACACTGTCGATGGGCATGTCGGAGGACTTCGAGCTGGCGATCGAAGAAGGCAGTACGATGGTACGTATCGGTACAGCCCTGTTCGGGCCACGGCCGGTCGCGGCAGAAGAATGACCCGGCGAGCAAACATGAGCTATCACAACCTCACTATCGGACTGATTGGCGGCGGCAACATGGCCCGCGCGCTGGTGCGCGGGCTGCTGCAAGCGGGACATCCGGCGCAGCACATCTGCATCGCCGAGCCGGATGCCGGCCAGCGCGAGCTGCTTGCCGCCCTGGATCCTGGTCTCGTACTCGATGCCAACAACACACCCGTGGCGCAGAACGCGGCGGTGCTGGTGCTGGCTGTCAAACCGCAGATCCTGCCGGCCGTCGCCGTCGCGCTCGCCGGCCAGCGGCGACCGCCTGGCCAGCTCGTGATGTCGGTCGCCGCAGGCATCACGCTCGGTTCACTGACCAGCTGGCTGGGCACGGGCACGCCGCTGGTCCGGGTCATGCCCAATCAGCCGGCAACGATCGGCGCCGGCGTATCGGCACTCGCGGCTTCAGGCTCGGTGGACACCGCCGGCCGGCAGCTGGCCGAATACGTCGCAGGCACCACCGGCCGGGCCCTGTGGCTGCCGGATGAAACCATGATGGACGCAGTCACTGCCGTATCGGGCAGCGGTCCGGCCTACTTCTATTTGCTAATGGAACACATGGAGCGTGCCGCCATCGATCTCGGACTGCCGCCCGATCTGGCCGCAGCACTGACCCGCGAGACTGCGCTCGGCGCCGCACGGGTTGTCGTCGAAACACGGACCGGGCCAGCCGCCCTGCGCGCAGCAGTCACTTCACCTGGCGGTACTACCGCCGCCGCGTTGCGGGTATTTGAACAGGCCGATCTTGCCGGTATCGTTCAGCAGGCACTGACCGCCGCCCGCAACCGTTCGGCGGAACTGGGCAAACAGGGGAGCTGAGCCGATGCAGAGCGCGCTGATATTCATACTGCGCACGCTATTCGATCTTTATGTGCTGGTCTTCGTCCTGCGCCTGCTGATGCAGTGGACGAGGGTCGATACGCGCAATCCATTCGTGCAGTTCATCCTGCGCGTGACGAACCCGCTGGTGATGCCGCTGCGGCGCCTGTTGCCACCGATCGGGCGCCTCGACAGCGCGACGCTGATGGCCCTGCTCGGCCTGCAGATGCTGGGCACAGCGGTCCTCGTGCAGGTCGGCTGCATCGGCAGGCCCGGCGTCGTGCCGATACTGCTCATCACCGTACTCGGCATCGTGCGACTCATTCTCACCGTCTACTTCTGGACGATCATCATTTACGCCGTGCTGAGCTGGGTGAGTCCGGGCGGCTACAACCCGGGTGCGGCACTGGTTTCCTCGCTCGCCGAGCCACTGCTCAGACCGGTGCAACGCGTGATTCCGCTGATCGGTGGAATCGATCTCTCACCGATATTCGTGCTGATCGCACTGCAGGCGCTGATGATGGTCCTGCCAACCCGGCAGCTCTGGTCTGCAATGCTTTGTGCAAATTCGATCGTGCCGGTGCTTTGAGGTGCCCGGCTGTACTCGCGGTCGTTGTGGCGCGCTATAGTTGGGCCATCAAACCGGTTACTTGTGAGGTGTCGCCATGTACGTCACTGCAAGAATTCTCGCTGTACTGATCACGGCCGGCCTGCTGGTCGCCTGCGGCAAACCCGCCGGCTCACCCGCGACCGTATCTTCGACGCAGGCGATGGAGCCGGACAATGCCTCCTCGCGGGACTTCGGCGATTACGTCCTGCACTTCACGGCAATTCCGACCAACTCGCTGACGCCGGAGATCGCCCGCAGCTACGCCATCACGCGCAGCGCCAACCGCGTGCTGCTGAACGTCTCGATACTGAAAAAGACCGAAGGCGGAGCGGATGTGCCGGTAGCCGGCAAGGTCAGCGCCAGCGCCGTGAATCTGAATGGCCAGGCCAAGAACCTGAGTGTGCGCGAAATCCGTGAAGGTGAGGCCATCTACTACGTGGGTGATGTCGCCATATCCGGCGAGGAAGCGCTGGTATTCAGCGTCGACGCACAGCCGGATGGCGCCACGGGCGTACCGCTCTCGGTGCGCTTTCAGCGACAGTTTTACGGCAACTGAATACAGCCAGCGCAGCGAACGCCGCGCTGGCTATCCGGCCGGGTCTGCGCCAGCAACCCATGCAGTCAGCGTTTCCCGCAACAAGGTCAGCCGGCCGTGAAAGAAATGCCCGACATCGGGTAGCAGCACGAGCCTGGCTGCCGGGTGCCGTGTCTGCACCCAGTTCTGCACGTCTCCGGCAGCAACCACCTCATCGGCCATACCCTGCACGATCAGCCATGGACATGCCGGCCGTACATGGGCGAGCAGATCGGCCATGCGCGCAACCGGCGGCGCCACGCTGATCAGTCGCGCGGGCTTGAGCCGTTCGGCGGCACGGATCGCGACGGCGGCACCAAAGGAGAATCCGGCGAGCCACAGTTCATTCTGCGGGAAACGGCTTCGCGCCCACTCGGCCACGGCAATCACATCCTCAGCCTCGCCCAGTCCGTCGGCATAGGCGCCCTCGCTGGCACCCACACCGCGGAAATTGAAGCGGATCGCCGGCGCGCCAAGCTCGTTCATGCTCCGGCTGATGGTGTGCACCACCTTGTTCAGCTGGGTGCCCTGATGCTGCGGGTGCGGATGACAGATCACTGCGACAGCCGGTACAGCGATGCCCGTCGGCATGTCGAGCAGCCCCTCGATGCGACCCGCCGGACCGCGCAGGCTGAGGGCATCCCTGAAGGGCGGACCGCTGGGCATCTAGAGCAACTCCATGATCGTCCGAGCTTAGATTTTGGTAGCCGGAGAAAACAGCATGCTAATCTCAACTTTGAAAAATATTTCCCGGTTGATGAAACCATACGATGAACCCGCACGACCATGACGACCACGGACATGATGATCATGGCTCCGGCAGCGCCGACGCAGCAGGACACGGACATCATCACCACGACCATGGCCCGCCTCCCGAGGGCTTCGGGGGCAGGTTTGCCGCCGGCATCGCACTGAATCTGGCCTTCGTAGTCGTCGAGGCCAGCTATGGCTACCTCGCCGGTTCACTGGCGCTGATCGCCGATGCCGGACATAACTTCAGCGATGTGCTGTCGCTCGGCCTGGCCTGGGGCGCAGCCGGACTCGCCGGCAGCAAGCCCTCGCTGCGCTGGACCTATGGCTATCGCCGGGCGACGATCCTCGCCTCGCTGCTCAGTGCCGGCATGCTGTTGCTGGCCATGGGTGGCATCGCCTGGGAAGCGATCGGGCGTTTTGCCGAACCTGCACCGCTGAATGGCATGACCATGATCGTGGTTGCCGGCATCGGCGTGGTCATCAACACAGCGACTGCACTGATGTTTGCCAGCGGCCGGCACGGCGACCTGAACATCCGCGCCGCTTTTCTGCACATGGCCGCAGATGCGCTCCTGTCGCTGGGCGTGGTGATCGGCGGCATCGCCATACTGATGTACGGCTGGCAGTGGCTCGATCCGGTCATCAGCCTCGTCATCGTGGCCGCGATTGTCTGGGGTACCTGGGATCTGTTGCGCGAATCGCTTGAACTGGCAACGGACGCCGTTCCGCGCAGCATAGATCCGGTCGCGGTTTCAGCCTGGCTCAGCGCGCTTCCGGGTGTGACGCGGATCCACGATCTGCATATCTGGGCGATGAGCACGACGGAAAACGCACTGACCGTGCACCTCGTGATGCCGGATGGCAGCGACGATCATTTTCTGCACGGGCTCACCGAAGGTCTCGAAGAGCGCTTCGGTATCGGCCACACCACGGTGCAGATCGAGCGCATGGATGCGGGGGATGGCTGCAGCCGCTAGGGTCGGAGTATCGTGCTCCTGGAGGCTGGTTCATGGGCGTCAGCATATTTGACCTGTTCACGGTTGGCATAGGGCCGTCGAGTTCGCATACCGTGGGACCCATGCGCGCCGCGGCGCGCTTCGCCACGCAGTGGCTCGACGGACGCGGCAATCTCGAACAGTGCGCGCGGGTGAGATGCGAGTTGTTCGGCTCCCTGGCCCATACCGGCCGCGGCCACGGTACTGACCGGGCGGTCATCCTCGGTCTCGAAGGTGCCTCGCCGGACACGGTTGATATTGACGGCATCGAGGCCCGGCTAAAGGCGATTCGCGCGGACAAGTCCATCAATCTGCTCGGCCGCCACCGCATCGCTTTCGACGAAAAAAACGATCTGGCTTTCAACAAGCGTCAGAAACTGCCCCACCACTCCAACGGCATGCGCTTCACCGCTTTCGATGCGCACGGAGCCGAGCTGGCCACCCGCGACTACTACTCCGTCGGCGGTGGCTTCGTGGTCAATGCGGACGAAGCAGCCGAAGACCGGATCGTGCCCGATGTGACGCCACTACCGCATCCCTTTGCGAGTGCGGATGCGTTGCTCGGTTTGTGCCGGAGCAAACAGCATTCCATTGCGGAACTGATGTGGGAAAACGAGCAGGTCTGGCGTAGTCGCGCGGAAATCGAGGACGGTCTCCGACGGATCTGGCGGGTCATGCAGGACTGCATCGTGCGCGGCATGCATGCCCGGGGTATCCTGCCTGGTGGCCTGAAGGTTGCGCGGCGTGCGCCCGCACTGGCCGCGGGCATGGAAAGCCGGCCGGAGGGCGCCCGGCAGGATCCACTCGCCATTCTTGACTGGGTAAACCTGTGGGCACTTGCGGTCAACGAGGAGAATGCGGGCGGTGGCCGTGTGGTCACTGCGCCGACCAACGGCGCTGCCGGCATCATTCCCGCCGTGCTGCATTACTACCTGCATCTTGTGCCCGGCTCCAGTGAGCGCGGTGTGTTCGATGCCCTCCTGACGGCCGGCGCCATCGGCCTCCTCTACAAGCAGAATGCCTCGATCTCGGGCGCCGAAGTGGGCTGCCAGGGCGAGGTCGGGGTCGCCTGTTCGATGGCAGCGGGTGGGCTGACTGCGGCACTCGGCGGCACGCCACAGCAGGTCGAGAACGCTGCCGAAATCGGCATGGAGCACAATCTCGGGCTTACCTGTGATCCGATTGGCGGACTGGTGCAGATACCCTGCATCGAGCGCAATGCGATGGGCGCGGTAAAGGCGATCAACGCGTCGCGCCTGGCCCTGCGCAGCGACGGCAAGCACCGGGTCTCGCTCGACAAGGTCATTCGCACCATGCGCGACACGGGACGCGACATGCAGGACAAATACAAGGAAACCTCGCGCGGCGGCCTTGCCGTCAACGTGATCGAGTGCTGACGCGGAATGAAGGGACTCAGGTCATGCCGGCTCAGGGTGCGCTGGCAGGCATGGCCTCCCCCCAGGTGGGGTCAAATGGCACGTAATTCTCCTTGCCCAGGTCAAGGGACGATACGTCCATCACATGGGTGCGGATATTGCTCATGAACCCCTCGCCAACTGCCCGGCCCCAGTTCATCTTCTTGCCGTCGGGCGAGATGTGGGCAAGCATATCCAGCTTGTCGTAGTAGGTCAGTCGCCGAGGCTCGCCTCCCGCCAGATCACCGAGGTATATCTCCCAGTTGCTCGGCGTGAGTGCCTTCACATAGACGTAGTGATGGCCGTCCGGAGCCGGCGTGGGATGCCAGTTCATGCCCGTATCGTAGGTGTGCCGGCGCCACTCGGTGCCATCCTTGCGAATGGTGAAGATCGTCATGGGCGTGGGCTTGATTTTCTTGTACTCGGAGCGCTTCCAGGCCCGGAAGATGATGTGCTCGTTGTCTGGCATGAAGAACGGGGCGCCCTCCTGCCAGTCGTCCGTGCGGGTTACCTGGAATTCCTTGCCGGTGTCGACGTTCATGACCCAGATATCCATGTTGCCGTCGATCTGGCGCCCGAAGGCGAGCCACTTGCCGTCCGGAGAAACCGATACCTCCGCCTCGTAATACTTGTTGTTGGTCATGCGGCGGATATTCTTGCCGTGCCAGTCGGACACGTACAACTCACCGCCCTGGGGATAGTTGTCCGAGTCGGACCAGTTGCCGACGGGCATATCCATGTTGTCGCGGGTGGACGTCCAGACGATGCGCTTGCCGTCCGGGAAGAAAAACGAGCAGGCATCCTGCCCCCTGTCGTTGACTGCCCAGATGTCCTTGCCGTCATCGCTGAAGATGTAGGTCAGCGCCCCGTCGCCACCGGTCAGCGTCTTGATGGCCCGGGGATCCCGCGTCTGGGCGATGAGGTGGCGGGAGTCCGGCGCCCAGTAAGCCTCGGCGGCGTCCGGACCGATTGGAACCATGAAATAGGGCAGCTCCCGCGGATCTGCCGCTGGAGCGTCAGCGGCCAGCAAGGAGTCGCTGGACCACAACAGAACT of the Chromatiales bacterium genome contains:
- a CDS encoding type IV pilus twitching motility protein PilT, which produces MAVDIAQLLAFAVKSKASDLHLSAGVPPMIRVDGDVKRINMPALAHKDVHSMVYDIMNDKQRKDYEEFLETDFSFEIPKLARFRVNAYNQMRGAGAVFRTIPSIIQTLEDLKAPPIFRDISMYPRGIVLVTGPTGSGKSTTLAAMIDYINDNKPDHILTIEDPIEFVHESKRCLINQREVHRDTLGFSEALRSALREDPDVILVGEMRDLETIRLALTAAETGHLVFGTLHTSSAAKTMDRIIDVFPAQEKEMVRAMLSESLRAVISQALLKRVGGGRIAAHEIMIGTPAIRNLIREGKVAQMYSAIQTGVKEGMQTLDQCLQELLSKGAISKEEARFKAQNKDAF
- a CDS encoding YggS family pyridoxal phosphate-dependent enzyme; amino-acid sequence: MTAFTDHLGEIRTRITRAATRAGRTAEAVSLLAVSKGHDLATIQDAWAAGVTAFGENYLREALPKIAAGHRDMQWHFIGRIQSNKTRDIAANFAWAQTVTTARIAERLSSQRPHYGSELQVCVQIQPVAGASTSAALRDGCPRAEVAALAGLVATLPRLRLRGLMLIPHADLGAGELRMEFRRTRQLFDELVAAGHALDTLSMGMSEDFELAIEEGSTMVRIGTALFGPRPVAAEE
- a CDS encoding PD40 domain-containing protein codes for the protein MSKYQSAKLNNGAVLVAGLLSVLLWSSDSLLAADAPAADPRELPYFMVPIGPDAAEAYWAPDSRHLIAQTRDPRAIKTLTGGDGALTYIFSDDGKDIWAVNDRGQDACSFFFPDGKRIVWTSTRDNMDMPVGNWSDSDNYPQGGELYVSDWHGKNIRRMTNNKYYEAEVSVSPDGKWLAFGRQIDGNMDIWVMNVDTGKEFQVTRTDDWQEGAPFFMPDNEHIIFRAWKRSEYKKIKPTPMTIFTIRKDGTEWRRHTYDTGMNWHPTPAPDGHHYVYVKALTPSNWEIYLGDLAGGEPRRLTYYDKLDMLAHISPDGKKMNWGRAVGEGFMSNIRTHVMDVSSLDLGKENYVPFDPTWGEAMPASAP
- a CDS encoding PilT/PilU family type 4a pilus ATPase → MERDQATKLVHSLLKKMVDKNGSDLFITSGFPPAIKIDGEIHRAAEQPLSGDDSAIIVRSLMNDRQARDFDATKECNFAIGPQGIGRFRVSAFIQRGGVGAVLRRIVTKIPTLEELELPPIMQEIALTKRGLVIVVGATGSGKSTTLAAMVNHRNTNTRGHIVTIEDPVEYLHPHGRCVVTQREVGVDTENWHAALKNTLRQAPDVIMIGEIRERETMEYGIQFAETGHLCLATLHANSANQALDRIINFFPEEKRQQVLMDLSLNIKGLISQRLIPRLTGVGRIAAMEVMLQSPLISDLIFKGEVTRIKEIMAKSTRIGMQTFDQDLFQLYENGKISYEEAIRNADSKNELRLRIKLESKRDKPAVVDDSGGLQVVEEKERTMRR
- a CDS encoding pyrroline-5-carboxylate reductase, producing the protein MSYHNLTIGLIGGGNMARALVRGLLQAGHPAQHICIAEPDAGQRELLAALDPGLVLDANNTPVAQNAAVLVLAVKPQILPAVAVALAGQRRPPGQLVMSVAAGITLGSLTSWLGTGTPLVRVMPNQPATIGAGVSALAASGSVDTAGRQLAEYVAGTTGRALWLPDETMMDAVTAVSGSGPAYFYLLMEHMERAAIDLGLPPDLAAALTRETALGAARVVVETRTGPAALRAAVTSPGGTTAAALRVFEQADLAGIVQQALTAARNRSAELGKQGS
- a CDS encoding L-serine ammonia-lyase gives rise to the protein MGVSIFDLFTVGIGPSSSHTVGPMRAAARFATQWLDGRGNLEQCARVRCELFGSLAHTGRGHGTDRAVILGLEGASPDTVDIDGIEARLKAIRADKSINLLGRHRIAFDEKNDLAFNKRQKLPHHSNGMRFTAFDAHGAELATRDYYSVGGGFVVNADEAAEDRIVPDVTPLPHPFASADALLGLCRSKQHSIAELMWENEQVWRSRAEIEDGLRRIWRVMQDCIVRGMHARGILPGGLKVARRAPALAAGMESRPEGARQDPLAILDWVNLWALAVNEENAGGGRVVTAPTNGAAGIIPAVLHYYLHLVPGSSERGVFDALLTAGAIGLLYKQNASISGAEVGCQGEVGVACSMAAGGLTAALGGTPQQVENAAEIGMEHNLGLTCDPIGGLVQIPCIERNAMGAVKAINASRLALRSDGKHRVSLDKVIRTMRDTGRDMQDKYKETSRGGLAVNVIEC
- a CDS encoding cation transporter, whose protein sequence is MNPHDHDDHGHDDHGSGSADAAGHGHHHHDHGPPPEGFGGRFAAGIALNLAFVVVEASYGYLAGSLALIADAGHNFSDVLSLGLAWGAAGLAGSKPSLRWTYGYRRATILASLLSAGMLLLAMGGIAWEAIGRFAEPAPLNGMTMIVVAGIGVVINTATALMFASGRHGDLNIRAAFLHMAADALLSLGVVIGGIAILMYGWQWLDPVISLVIVAAIVWGTWDLLRESLELATDAVPRSIDPVAVSAWLSALPGVTRIHDLHIWAMSTTENALTVHLVMPDGSDDHFLHGLTEGLEERFGIGHTTVQIERMDAGDGCSR
- a CDS encoding DUF4426 domain-containing protein, with the translated sequence MYVTARILAVLITAGLLVACGKPAGSPATVSSTQAMEPDNASSRDFGDYVLHFTAIPTNSLTPEIARSYAITRSANRVLLNVSILKKTEGGADVPVAGKVSASAVNLNGQAKNLSVREIREGEAIYYVGDVAISGEEALVFSVDAQPDGATGVPLSVRFQRQFYGN
- a CDS encoding YggT family protein, with protein sequence MQSALIFILRTLFDLYVLVFVLRLLMQWTRVDTRNPFVQFILRVTNPLVMPLRRLLPPIGRLDSATLMALLGLQMLGTAVLVQVGCIGRPGVVPILLITVLGIVRLILTVYFWTIIIYAVLSWVSPGGYNPGAALVSSLAEPLLRPVQRVIPLIGGIDLSPIFVLIALQALMMVLPTRQLWSAMLCANSIVPVL
- a CDS encoding alpha/beta hydrolase → MPSGPPFRDALSLRGPAGRIEGLLDMPTGIAVPAVAVICHPHPQHQGTQLNKVVHTISRSMNELGAPAIRFNFRGVGASEGAYADGLGEAEDVIAVAEWARSRFPQNELWLAGFSFGAAVAIRAAERLKPARLISVAPPVARMADLLAHVRPACPWLIVQGMADEVVAAGDVQNWVQTRHPAARLVLLPDVGHFFHGRLTLLRETLTAWVAGADPAG